The DNA window tttcgatcttggcctgaatggcctttgtcctgatgtcttgctcctgggctgcaaggatcaggccttctgtctccttcttcagggtcccatttgtgagccagagccaggtcttctccttgtcagcttttccttcaattttgtcaaggaacattccatgcagtgttttgttgtgccagctgtcagctctagtttgtagtgcggttttcttgtactgatttttgtctgttgtgctttgaggagtttctggtttttgacttcaatcaaagcaggttcttcactttgctttccatattctgccagggcatgttcttcttctttgtctgcttgtttgacttgtaagagtcctctgccccctgatcttctaggcagatatagccggtcaatatcactgcgagggtgcagtgaatgatgatgatgatgattattattattattattatgttgtttctCTGCAGCGGCCTCATCACGGACACCATGGCGGAGCTGGACCAGTACACGGAGGACCTGCGCTCCAAGTTTGGCCCGTATGCGCAGGACGCGCAGCAGCGCCTGAGCAGCGAGGTGTCGGCCTTGTCGGAGAAGCTGCGCTCGGACATGGAGGAGACCAAGGGCAAGCTCGTGCAGTACACCAGCGACGCCCGGCTGATGCTGGACCACAACCTGGAGGTAGTGCGCTCCCAGCTGGGGCTCTTCCTGCGCAAGCTGAAGAAGCGCCTGGCCAAGGACACGGAGGAGCTGCGCCGCAAGATGGCCGAGTACGCCCGGGAGGTGCGCGCCAGCACCGACGAGAAGGTGGAGGCCGTGCGCCAGGGCCTGGAGCCCTACCTGGCCACCCTGCGGGAGCGCGGGCAGCagcggctgcaggccctgggccAGGCCGTGGGCGAGCAGGGCAGCATGGTGCACCAGCAGCTGAGCGGGCGCGCCGCCGAGCTCCACGAGCAGCTGCGCCAGAGGGCCCAGGAGGTGCAGGGCTCCTTCGACCAGGCCGCCCAGGCCCTGCGCCAGTGGTTCGCCCCCTTCCTGGAGGACGTCTCCTCCCAGGTCCAGGCCCTGGTTGAGAAGGTCAAGGCCCTCCAGGCCTGAGCCAGGCACAAGGCATGTGCCTGCACATGCGCACGGAAGGAAGCCGGCCTGGCCCTCCGGGACTCCTTGGCACTAACCCCACGCTCCCTCGCTCACTCGCTCTCTCCTCCTACCTGGCaccctcctcacacacacacccaccaCAGCAGACTCTCCCTTAACCAGAACTCTCACTTAACCGGAATTATCCCTTAACTGGGAATCTCAGTTAGCCAGAACTCCACTGGACAAGCAGAAATCGCAATTAACCAAaagtctcagttaaccagaacggGACCCTCAGTTAACCAGGAGTCTCAGTTAACCAAAAtgggactctcagttaaccagaagtcTCAGTTAGCCAGGGCTCCCAATTAACTGGGAATCTCAGTTAGTCAGAACACTCTTGCACAAGCAGAAATCGCAATTAATTAGAAGTCTCAGTTAACCAAAATggtactctcagttaaccagaagtcTCCGTTAACCAAAACcgtactctcagttaaccagaagtcTCCGTTAGCCAGGGCTCTCGATTAACTGTAACTCTCAGTCAACCAGAACACTCTGGTAACCAGAACACTTTCAGTTAGCCAGAAATCCATTGGACAAGCAGAAATCACAATTAACCAAaagtctcagttaaccagaactggactctcagttaaccagaagtcTCAGTTAGCCAGGGCACTCAATTAACtgggactctcagttaaccataACACTCTGGTAACCAGAACACTTTCAGTTAGCCAGAACTCTCTTGGGTaaccagaaatcccagttaaCCACAGCTCTCCATTAACCGGTATTCTCAGTTAGCCAGAACTCTCTCTGACAACCAGAAGTCTCACTTAACCAAAAGTTTCAGTTAATCAGAGCTCTCGGTTAACTGGGACTCTTGGTTAAATGAAACTCTCAGTTAAACAGAACACACTCTGGTAACCAGAAGTCTAAGTTAACCAGGACACTCAGTTAACTGGAAATCTCAGGTAACCAGAATCCTCTCAGTTAACTAGAACCTTCTAGTAATCTCAGTCAACCGGAACACTCAGTTAATTCGATACTGccagttaaccggaactctcagttaactgggactctcagttaaccaaaaCTTCCTGATAACCAGAAGTTTCAGTTAACCAGAGCTCTCAATTAACCACAATTATCAGTTCACCAGAACTGCCAAGTAACTGGAACTCTCTGTTAACTAGAGCTCCCAGTTACCCAGagttctcagttaaccagcaaaAGCCAAGATGACCTCCAGACGTGCTTCAATGCGCCATGCCATGTACTAACTACAAACACAATACAGGAGACTCTCAGCTAACCGGGACTCTCAAACAACCggcaacaaaataataattgaagaaataataccttaaataaatattaaaacacaatctGTTTTAACAAAGCTGCTTTTCGTAATATGGTAGACTCTTGGTTAACCGGAACGCTCAAGCAACAAGTAGGAAAAATAGTCAAAGAAATCATCGTTTAAatgccggttaactgagagtctatcgTTTCCCCACGTCTTCTCCTTAGCCAAAGGGCAGCCGTTGTGGCGAATTAACATCCTGCACATTTTTTGTAACCTTCGTGCAAGATTTCTTTGAACATCCcgccctctctctctttttggatctgtaacaataaaatatactttggtttatctctctctctctcttgtgcgCCTTGTGTCGCATCTGCTGCTCCGCTGCATTgcaattcctggtttgaaagtatcatTTCTTGCATTGAAAGGAGTTTTTGTGGCATAAACTACGTCAAATTGggtgagactctatgagatatccaTTGGAAAACTGGAGCAAAATGTGCCATAGCAGGAGGGGCTGCAAAAGGAGTTTGTgccgtttaataaactttccccaagTTTGTACGAAATGAGatttctaacccaggaacaaaaccaGTGCCCATATCTTTCCTTTGTGGCTCTTagccaactacaaatcccacagatCACAAAGGGAGGGTCACCATGACCCCGGGGATTTTCCATGCGCAACGTTTCAACGGCCGACATAAGATAGATAACATAGACTCTCTTCATCCAAAGGTTAATACAAGGCGCTGGTGATTTTCCACATCtggtgaggaaggaaggaaggaaggaaggaaggaaggaaggaaggaaggaaggaaggaaggaaggaaggaaggaaggaaggaaggaaggaagagaaagaatgaaggaagagaaagaatgaaggaagaaaagaaagaaaggggagaagaGAATGAAAAAAGGACAGAGATGAGAGaatagaaggaaggagaaaaagagagaagaaaagaaagagaaggaaagaagggaggagatgagaagagaaggaaggaaggaaggaaggaaggaaggaaggaaggaaggaaggaaggaaggaaggaaggaaggaaggaaggaaggaagggagaaaagaggaagaaagaaaggaaggaagaaggaagaaggaaggaaaaagggaaatgactggaaggaaggaaggaaaaaggaagaaagcaaggagaaaggaaaaaagaaaaaagacagaaagaaaggaaggaaaaagaaagaaagggagggaggaaggaagaagaaaggaagaaacaaaaaaagatactgtttttagttatttatattggttttaacttgtcacattttgtttctgttttaggcttggtcccatgttagctgccccgagtcccttcggggagatggtggcaggatagaaaaataaagttttgttgttgttgttgttgttgttgttgttgttgttgttgttcaaatcaaatcacattttatggattagcccattggccgtatcaaaacatttaacacatcgacatacatacaacatacaacccacagtaaaaaacaagttaaaatgaacaagctgttaacaagaccccgttcaggtcaaatatctgcatcacctccacagtttaccccaattgattccaaatatgcaatcctcagctgtgttgctttgaataggaaaagggctgttttgggtgttattttaggattctggccagccaacaaaaatgaaattttaatatgtgggtcccagtgtgttttgtgaataatgtatggcctgaGGCATTGATCTCTCTCtttttatacaattcacagccgaACAggacatgtgcgatatcctccacctctgatgctccacaaatacaaaattgttCGTTGtctggaacttgattaaaccttccgtgtaTGACTattgtatccagctgctcaaatcgagctctggtaaataccttctggaggtgtttaggcatttttgtctttagatacctggctgtttggaaagtatgtttaaaatggctgaaccatttcaatgagccagctttactcagggtagcaatgtctttttggccttctatatccggtactcgtattgttgttgttgttgttgttgttgttgttgttgttgttgttgttgttattattattattattattattaaaagattggaaggaaggaaaaaggaaggaagggaaggagggaggagaaagaaagaagataggaagaaggaaggaaaaggaagaagaaagagaaaaattgaaaagattggaagaaagaaaggaagggagaaagagacagagagaaggtTCCCTGCATAGAAAGCCTTGAGGGACATTGAGTTTTTCAGTGGAAAAACAAGGATTTCTTAATaaaatgctgtgtgtgtgtgtgtgtgtgtgtgtgtgtgtgtgtgcatcaaaGGCCTCTTCCCAGCCGAGGTTACTGGAGTTCATCCTTTGGGCGtctggaagaagaagagagagaaagaaagaggctcgGCGCTCACATCTTTGGGACAAACATctcttttttgttgctgctgtgaACGGGAATAACCCCGGGGCCAGTTGTGTGTCTTTCTGTGCGTTTTGTGTGTCTCGGGTgggtttttcttccctttttttcccATCCGTCCGGATGAAGGGTCTTGCCAGTTCAAACTGGGAACATTTGGAACGGTTTGTTCTTTGGAGATGGAATgaaggagggggagaaaaggCAAAGAAAGCAGAGAAATCCCATCTTAGAACAGAGAAGACTTTGGAGGCCTtgtctttggggtttttttccccctccatttGCTGCATTTTGGCCCAACTACGGTCTTTTAAAGAGCTCTGTGTGTGTTATGTACACACAAACAAATTCATAACAGGCCACAGGGTCATCCACATTCAGAAAGGAAAAGTAAAGCaactatacaataataataataataataataataataataataataataataataataataataatagggacaagatcgaaaaatcagctgatgacccaaaatgcagactgtacaaggaaacggacaaaaccatggatcatatcctcagctgctgtaagaaaatcgcacagacagactacaaacagaggcacaactatgtggcccaaatgatccactggaatttatgcctcaagtaccacctcccagcagtaaagaactggtgggatcacaaacctgcaaaagtattggaaaatgagcacgcaaagatactgtgggacttctgaatccagactgacaaagttctggaacacaacacaccagacatcacagttgtggaaaagaaaaaggtttggatcattgatgttgccatcccaggtgacagtcgcattgacgaaaaacaacaggaaaaactcagccgctctcaggacctcaagattgaacttcaaagactctggcagaaaccagtgcaggtggtcctggtggtgatgggcacattgggtgccgtgccaaaagatctcagccggcatttggaaacaatagacatcgaaaaaatcacgatctgccaactgcaaaggccaccctgctgcgatctgcacatcatccgaaaatacatcacacagtcctagacacgcgggaagtgttcaacttgtgattttgtgatacgacatccagcatatctatcctgtttgctgtgtcataataaaataaaattataataataatttgtcaacatcaggagaggaattttccagggagactcattgtcccctctgctttccattattgccatgatccctctgtcaacaatcttacaaaaaacaaatgtcggctatcaaacatctaagaaatctcacaaattttcgcatctgatgtacatggatgacctgaagctgtatgggaaaacggaaatggaaatccagtctctggctaacactgtccgaatttttagcactgatgtcagcatggagtttggtttggacaaatgttcgacagtggcatcgaagaagggaaaaatcattgaaagtgagggcataaatatgcctaatg is part of the Anolis carolinensis isolate JA03-04 unplaced genomic scaffold, rAnoCar3.1.pri scaffold_10, whole genome shotgun sequence genome and encodes:
- the apoe gene encoding apolipoprotein E, whose protein sequence is MKSLALFFAAVLLSSSWANPLIQDEAKTKWEETVESFWDYVSQVGNAADDVTAQIKSSQLSKELDGLITDTMAELDQYTEDLRSKFGPYAQDAQQRLSSEVSALSEKLRSDMEETKGKLVQYTSDARLMLDHNLEVVRSQLGLFLRKLKKRLAKDTEELRRKMAEYAREVRASTDEKVEAVRQGLEPYLATLRERGQQRLQALGQAVGEQGSMVHQQLSGRAAELHEQLRQRAQEVQGSFDQAAQALRQWFAPFLEDVSSQVQALVEKVKALQA